In uncultured Bacteroides sp., the following proteins share a genomic window:
- a CDS encoding SPOR domain-containing protein — protein sequence MQAQDNIIKSLERHEAGCGTVIIHQDSRLNTLLGKHTNKGVVGEAKVLKGSGYRIQVFAGGDSRDSKSSAYEMEGHVKALFPDLTVYTLFQSPRWLCQVGDYKTIEEAYAMMRKMKQTGAFNEASIVRSQIIIPL from the coding sequence ATGCAAGCACAAGATAATATTATTAAAAGCCTGGAGCGTCATGAGGCCGGATGTGGTACTGTTATCATTCATCAAGACAGCCGTTTAAATACTCTGTTAGGGAAGCATACAAATAAGGGAGTTGTTGGAGAGGCAAAGGTGCTTAAGGGATCAGGATATAGAATTCAAGTTTTTGCAGGAGGTGACTCGCGTGATTCAAAGAGCTCAGCTTATGAAATGGAAGGGCATGTAAAAGCTCTTTTCCCTGATCTTACGGTTTATACTCTTTTTCAATCACCCCGTTGGTTATGTCAGGTGGGTGACTATAAAACGATAGAAGAAGCCTATGCAATGATGAGAAAGATGAAACAAACCGGAGCTTTTAATGAAGCTTCTATAGTTAGATCACAAATTATTATACCTTTATAG
- the folE gene encoding GTP cyclohydrolase I FolE: MMNQEEALNVQIEELKKNYHSIITLLGEDVDREGLLKTPERVAKAMLTLTRGYGEDPHEVLRSAKFKEDYNQMVIVKDIDFFSLCEHHMLPFYGKVHVAYIPNGYITGLSKIARVVDIFSHRLQVQERMTLQIKECIQNTLNPLGVMVVVEAKHMCMQMRGVEKQNAITTTSDFSGAFKNATTRSEFMDLIAHK; the protein is encoded by the coding sequence ATGATGAATCAAGAAGAAGCTTTGAACGTTCAAATTGAAGAATTAAAGAAAAACTATCATAGCATTATAACATTATTAGGTGAAGATGTTGATCGTGAGGGATTGCTGAAAACTCCCGAACGTGTAGCTAAAGCGATGCTTACTTTAACCCGGGGATATGGTGAAGATCCACATGAAGTACTTCGCTCTGCTAAATTTAAAGAAGATTATAATCAAATGGTGATAGTCAAGGATATTGATTTCTTCTCTTTGTGTGAACATCATATGCTTCCTTTTTACGGTAAAGTTCATGTTGCTTATATTCCAAACGGCTATATTACAGGATTGAGTAAAATTGCTCGTGTGGTGGATATCTTTTCTCATCGGTTACAGGTACAGGAACGAATGACTCTTCAAATAAAAGAGTGCATACAGAATACGCTGAATCCTTTAGGTGTGATGGTTGTTGTTGAAGCAAAGCATATGTGTATGCAAATGCGTGGAGTGGAAAAACAAAATGCGATTACTACTACATCAGACTTTTCAGGAGCCTTTAAGAATGCCACAACTCGTAGTGAGTTCATGGATCTGATAGCTCATAAATAG